A section of the Candidatus Methylomirabilota bacterium genome encodes:
- a CDS encoding ABC transporter ATP-binding protein — protein MLEVRDLHVSYGEIRALKGVSFGVAEGEVVALLGNNGAGKTTTLRAISGLLAARQGDVVFEGGSLVGVASHAIVRRGITHVPEGRRIFNRLSVLENLEMGAFTRSDPGVPEDIDRVFSTFPRLKERRTQVAGTLSGGEQQMLAIGRALMAKPRLLLLDEPSMGLAPVLVEQIFETVQTINRQGVTILLVEQNAAMALSIAGRGYVLETGNLVLEGSARDLADNPEVRRAYLGEA, from the coding sequence GTGCTTGAGGTGCGGGACCTCCACGTGTCCTACGGCGAGATCCGGGCGCTCAAGGGCGTGTCCTTCGGCGTGGCGGAAGGCGAGGTCGTCGCCCTCCTCGGCAACAACGGCGCGGGCAAGACGACCACGCTCCGGGCCATCTCAGGGCTCCTCGCCGCGCGCCAGGGAGACGTCGTCTTCGAGGGCGGCTCGCTCGTCGGCGTGGCCTCGCACGCCATCGTGCGCCGCGGCATCACCCACGTGCCCGAAGGCCGGCGCATCTTCAACCGCTTGAGCGTGCTGGAGAACCTCGAGATGGGCGCCTTCACGCGCTCCGATCCCGGCGTACCGGAGGACATCGACAGGGTCTTTTCGACCTTCCCGCGGCTCAAGGAGCGGCGCACCCAGGTCGCGGGCACGCTCTCCGGCGGCGAGCAGCAGATGCTGGCCATCGGCCGCGCCCTCATGGCCAAGCCCAGACTCCTGCTACTCGATGAACCCTCCATGGGGCTCGCGCCCGTCCTCGTCGAGCAGATCTTCGAGACCGTGCAGACCATCAACCGGCAGGGCGTGACCATCCTGCTCGTCGAGCAGAACGCGGCCATGGCGCTCTCGATCGCCGGCCGCGGCTACGTCCTCGAGACCGGCAACCTGGTCCTCGAGGGCTCCGCCCGCGACCTCGCCGACAATCCCGAAGTCCGCAGGGCATACTTGGGGGAGGCCTGA
- a CDS encoding ornithine cyclodeaminase: MLVLTRADLERVLEPATVIIAVESAFREAAAGRAPALPRAVLPMAKGGVFLGMISALPKAHALGAKLVSVVEGNRKRGLPTLHASYLLSDPETGAPLAFMEAGFLTAIRTGAASAVAAKHLARSDSRRVACFGAGFQAEFQLRCLNAILPVESVAVVGRDPARAQAFALRMRGALGVPVEVARDSRAAVRE, encoded by the coding sequence ATGCTCGTCCTCACGCGCGCCGACCTCGAGCGCGTGCTCGAGCCGGCGACCGTCATCATTGCTGTCGAGTCGGCATTCCGCGAGGCGGCGGCAGGCCGCGCCCCCGCCCTGCCCCGCGCCGTCCTGCCCATGGCGAAGGGCGGGGTGTTCCTCGGCATGATCTCAGCGCTGCCCAAGGCCCACGCGCTCGGCGCGAAGCTCGTCAGCGTCGTCGAGGGCAACCGCAAGCGCGGGCTCCCGACGCTCCACGCCTCATACCTGCTCAGTGATCCGGAGACCGGCGCGCCGCTTGCCTTCATGGAGGCGGGCTTCCTCACCGCCATCCGCACGGGCGCGGCCTCGGCTGTCGCCGCGAAGCATCTCGCGCGGTCGGATTCCCGGCGCGTCGCCTGCTTCGGCGCGGGATTCCAGGCCGAGTTTCAGCTCCGCTGTCTGAACGCCATCCTGCCGGTCGAGTCGGTCGCCGTCGTCGGGCGCGACCCGGCCCGCGCCCAGGCCTTCGCCCTACGGATGCGCGGCGCCCTCGGCGTGCCGGTCGAGGTCGCGCGCGACAGCCGCGCGGCGGTCCGCGAAG
- a CDS encoding MaoC/PaaZ C-terminal domain-containing protein: MITQGLTYEQHEIGAAYDTLGRTVTEADICAFVNLCGFNEPLFYDMEYVATASVFKGKPAPGAFTFCLSEGLVMQTGLIHGTGMSYLGSEIRIVSPVLVGDTLHVRVVITDKRETKKADRGIVTYKHEVLNHRGELVLEATIKRMIKRAAATAA, translated from the coding sequence ATGATCACGCAGGGGCTGACGTACGAGCAGCATGAGATCGGGGCGGCATACGACACGTTGGGGCGGACGGTGACGGAGGCCGACATCTGCGCCTTCGTCAACCTCTGCGGCTTCAACGAGCCGCTCTTTTACGACATGGAGTACGTCGCGACGGCCTCCGTGTTCAAGGGCAAGCCGGCGCCCGGCGCCTTCACCTTCTGCCTCTCCGAGGGGCTGGTCATGCAGACGGGGCTGATCCACGGCACCGGCATGTCGTACCTCGGCAGCGAGATTAGGATCGTGTCGCCGGTGCTGGTGGGCGACACGCTGCACGTCCGCGTGGTGATCACCGACAAGCGCGAGACCAAGAAGGCGGACCGCGGCATCGTCACCTACAAGCACGAGGTGCTGAACCATCGCGGCGAGCTGGTCCTCGAGGCAACGATCAAGCGCATGATCAAGCGGGCGGCGGCGACGGCCGCCTGA